One Pseudodesulfovibrio cashew DNA window includes the following coding sequences:
- a CDS encoding HIT family protein, giving the protein MKDPDCIFCKIVAGEIPCAKVFESEACLAFLDIAPVHPGHVLVLPKDHHPTLMDTPAELGKDLMAALSSVSKAVMEATGADGLNLFQNNHEAAGQLVHHVHFHLVPRHADDGLELWPQSGYDDTEEMTRLAQTIAGLLE; this is encoded by the coding sequence CTGAAGGACCCAGACTGCATATTTTGCAAGATCGTGGCCGGAGAGATTCCCTGTGCCAAGGTCTTTGAATCGGAAGCCTGCCTGGCCTTCCTGGACATTGCGCCGGTGCATCCCGGGCATGTCCTGGTCCTGCCAAAGGATCATCACCCCACACTCATGGATACTCCTGCGGAGTTGGGAAAGGATCTCATGGCCGCACTGTCTTCGGTTTCGAAGGCGGTCATGGAAGCGACCGGCGCAGATGGACTCAACCTGTTCCAGAACAACCACGAGGCTGCCGGACAACTGGTGCATCACGTTCATTTTCATCTCGTTCCGCGCCACGCCGACGACGGCCTGGAGCTGTGGCCGCAGTCCGGCTATGACGACACGGAAGAGATGACCAGGCTGGCCCAAACCATCGCGGGCCTGCTGGAATAA
- a CDS encoding ACP S-malonyltransferase has product MTKIAILFPGQGSQEKGMGRDVAEANAEAMGLWQLAEAECGLPLREIYWEGEAADMADTRALQPALTVTNLSLWLAIKDKLAPVAAAGHSLGEFAALAAAGVLSAEDAVKAVSLRGRLMAEAGQEGHGMAAVVKLARETVEAIVEDASGATGAELRIANYNSPAQFVISGEKAALDAAAAKVKEAKGRAIALAVSGAFHSPLIQEAADEFAEYLKGLAWNAPVFPVYHNATAQPEADSGKILEIMQSQMTSSVLWTQTLQGLYASGVRSFVEVGPKGVLYKLLTPNLKGEGDDWTGQAVASLEQAEAL; this is encoded by the coding sequence ATGACCAAAATAGCAATACTCTTCCCCGGCCAGGGATCCCAGGAAAAGGGCATGGGCCGCGATGTGGCCGAAGCCAACGCCGAGGCCATGGGCCTGTGGCAACTGGCCGAGGCTGAATGCGGCCTGCCCCTGCGCGAAATTTACTGGGAGGGCGAAGCCGCCGACATGGCAGACACCCGCGCCCTGCAACCCGCCCTGACAGTGACCAATCTCTCGCTCTGGCTGGCCATCAAGGACAAGCTTGCCCCTGTGGCTGCGGCCGGGCACAGCCTGGGGGAATTTGCCGCTCTGGCCGCAGCAGGCGTCCTCTCCGCCGAGGACGCGGTCAAGGCCGTGTCTCTGCGCGGCAGGCTCATGGCCGAGGCCGGACAGGAGGGACACGGAATGGCCGCTGTGGTCAAGCTCGCCCGGGAGACCGTGGAGGCGATTGTCGAGGACGCCTCCGGGGCAACCGGCGCGGAACTGCGTATCGCCAACTACAATTCTCCGGCCCAGTTCGTCATCAGCGGCGAAAAGGCCGCCCTGGATGCCGCCGCTGCAAAGGTGAAGGAAGCCAAGGGCCGTGCCATCGCCCTGGCCGTGTCCGGCGCCTTCCATAGCCCGCTCATCCAGGAGGCGGCAGACGAGTTCGCCGAGTATCTTAAGGGTCTTGCCTGGAACGCGCCCGTCTTCCCTGTCTACCACAACGCCACTGCGCAGCCCGAGGCCGACAGCGGCAAGATCTTGGAAATCATGCAGAGCCAGATGACTTCGTCCGTGCTTTGGACCCAGACTCTGCAAGGGCTCTACGCCTCCGGCGTGCGTTCCTTCGTTGAGGTTGGCCCCAAGGGCGTGTTGTATAAGCTGCTCACCCCCAACCTCAAAGGCGAGGGCGACGACTGGACCGGGCAGGCGGTGGCCAGCCTGGAACAGGCCGAGGCCCTGTAG
- a CDS encoding peptidylprolyl isomerase — translation MNAFFKQCCFLTLLCLLAAGLLLVPANSEAAGPNPVVIMETSMGRIIVMLYPKDAPVTVKNFLRYVDAGFYDGTIFHRVVQQEVNKDNPLSSINIVQGGGFVPPMRMKRPLWSPIINESAMALQNKAGTISMARTSDPNSATSQFFFNVLDNPALNSRDSVPQYAERDEYSSRTGYCAFGKVIRGMQVVEEMLKVKTGRSSMYKDVPLKPIYLTKVYRAK, via the coding sequence ATGAATGCATTTTTCAAACAGTGTTGCTTTCTGACCCTGCTTTGCCTGCTGGCGGCAGGATTGCTCCTGGTCCCCGCCAACAGCGAGGCCGCCGGACCCAATCCCGTGGTCATCATGGAAACTTCCATGGGTCGGATCATCGTCATGCTCTACCCCAAGGACGCACCTGTCACGGTCAAAAACTTTCTGCGCTATGTTGATGCAGGCTTTTACGACGGCACCATCTTCCACCGGGTGGTGCAGCAGGAGGTCAACAAGGATAATCCGCTTTCCTCCATAAACATCGTCCAGGGCGGCGGATTCGTTCCGCCCATGCGCATGAAGCGCCCCCTGTGGTCGCCCATCATCAACGAAAGCGCCATGGCACTGCAGAACAAGGCCGGGACCATCTCCATGGCCCGCACCTCGGACCCCAACTCGGCCACCAGCCAGTTCTTCTTCAACGTCCTGGACAATCCCGCGCTCAACTCACGGGATTCTGTTCCCCAATACGCTGAGCGTGACGAGTATTCCAGCCGGACCGGATACTGCGCCTTCGGAAAGGTCATCCGGGGCATGCAGGTTGTCGAAGAGATGCTCAAGGTCAAAACGGGCCGTAGCAGCATGTACAAGGACGTGCCGCTCAAGCCCATCTATCTGACCAAGGTCTACCGAGCGAAATAG
- a CDS encoding glycosyltransferase family A protein, translated as MMQAQGGFLTSHWASLPEALKVRLRLGFTGKRHLLEVAGWCLRSGDPALSPLAADALLTAFGENPLDGEMATELLARDEVRALLPKETLTALAYLAGAWRKPANTGYLERLLALRDFGKLKTYLADAIAKEPGNLFWLQQAVAFGLIDGDPDWVEAMFARYEGQDTPVMTNVLARTLAFRGRYGEAARRFQNAGNAFGPSFAASSAGLCMLGEGDPASAHLLLLEAVANAPWNASLAFRLHDLLTGWDRETRPVEGSTAVLLYTWNNEVEIDATLRSLFESDLTGASVFVLDNGSTDSTPLVLESWGARFEKQLGAKRFSVITLPVNIGAPAARNWLLHHTPAAGHDFLCYLDDDVILPPDWLLRLGAAVRRYPDAGAWGCKVVDHANPALIQSADGHLLVEEVGPPLDLSRPEPNPFRLSDLHIQGLDSGMLNAMRPCASVTGCCHLFRTSVLQDSGDFAIQLSPTQYDDMEHDLRLCEAGRFPVYQGHLAVRHRKRTGAASRTSAREEGNALGNKYKMQTMHAREDLLEAMAGEQAVMEADLVGKLKTIDQA; from the coding sequence ATGATGCAGGCGCAGGGCGGCTTTCTCACCAGCCATTGGGCTTCCCTGCCGGAAGCCCTCAAGGTCCGGCTGAGGCTGGGTTTCACCGGTAAACGCCACCTGCTGGAGGTGGCCGGTTGGTGTCTTCGCTCCGGCGATCCGGCTCTGTCTCCCCTGGCGGCGGACGCCCTGCTCACTGCTTTCGGCGAAAATCCCCTGGACGGAGAGATGGCCACGGAGCTGCTCGCCCGTGACGAGGTCCGCGCCCTGTTGCCCAAAGAGACCCTAACCGCTCTTGCGTATCTGGCCGGGGCCTGGCGCAAGCCTGCCAACACCGGCTACCTGGAACGTCTCCTGGCCCTGCGCGATTTCGGCAAGCTCAAGACCTATCTGGCGGACGCCATCGCCAAGGAGCCTGGCAACCTGTTCTGGCTCCAGCAGGCCGTGGCCTTCGGCCTCATCGACGGGGATCCGGACTGGGTCGAGGCCATGTTCGCCCGCTATGAAGGCCAGGACACCCCTGTCATGACGAATGTTCTCGCCCGGACCCTGGCATTCCGGGGCCGCTACGGCGAAGCTGCACGGCGTTTTCAGAACGCCGGAAACGCCTTTGGTCCCTCTTTTGCCGCCTCCAGTGCCGGGCTGTGCATGCTCGGAGAAGGTGATCCCGCTTCGGCCCATCTGCTCCTGCTGGAGGCCGTGGCCAACGCGCCGTGGAACGCCAGCCTCGCCTTCCGCCTGCATGATCTGCTCACCGGATGGGATCGGGAAACACGCCCTGTTGAAGGCTCCACCGCAGTGCTTCTCTACACATGGAACAACGAGGTGGAGATCGACGCCACCCTGCGTTCCCTCTTCGAGTCCGATCTGACCGGCGCGTCCGTGTTCGTTCTGGACAATGGCTCCACGGATTCCACGCCATTGGTGCTGGAGTCCTGGGGAGCGCGTTTCGAAAAGCAACTGGGAGCGAAGCGGTTTTCGGTCATCACCCTGCCGGTCAACATCGGAGCTCCCGCGGCCCGTAATTGGCTCCTGCACCACACCCCGGCCGCCGGGCATGATTTTCTCTGCTATCTGGACGATGACGTGATCCTGCCCCCGGACTGGCTGCTCAGGCTGGGCGCGGCGGTGCGCCGCTATCCCGACGCCGGGGCCTGGGGCTGCAAGGTGGTGGACCACGCCAACCCGGCCCTGATCCAGTCCGCAGACGGCCACCTGCTGGTGGAGGAGGTCGGTCCGCCCCTTGATCTTTCACGCCCGGAGCCCAACCCGTTCCGACTCTCCGACCTGCACATCCAGGGGTTGGACTCGGGGATGCTCAACGCCATGCGTCCCTGCGCCTCGGTGACTGGCTGCTGCCATCTCTTCCGCACTTCCGTTCTGCAGGATTCGGGCGACTTCGCCATTCAGCTCTCGCCTACCCAGTATGACGACATGGAGCACGACCTGCGCTTATGCGAGGCCGGTCGTTTTCCCGTCTACCAGGGGCATCTGGCCGTGCGCCACAGGAAGAGGACCGGCGCGGCGTCACGCACCTCGGCCCGCGAAGAGGGTAACGCGCTGGGGAACAAGTACAAGATGCAGACCATGCACGCCCGGGAGGATCTCCTGGAGGCCATGGCCGGAGAACAGGCCGTCATGGAAGCCGACCTGGTCGGCAAGCTCAAGACCATCGACCAGGCCTGA
- the aroE gene encoding shikimate dehydrogenase gives MTARYGIIGYPLGHTMSPVLHNWGFGQFGLDARYEAWPLEPEGLSAFIERVRTDDIRGVSVTIPHKRTVMEFLDRITDRAKAVGAVNTLYWDGGELCGENTDVIGLVAPLRKLARPASALVLGAGGAARAAVAGLLELGIGDVAVANRTASKADSLAQDFNVRAIPWENRMDHAPGLICNTTPLGMAGAMEDRTPWDADRFPAGCIAYDIVYNPLETRFLREAREAGCATVSGLEMFLHQGLAQFALWTRLNMDEECARVLLLDALAGKRS, from the coding sequence ATGACCGCCCGGTACGGCATTATCGGTTATCCCCTGGGGCACACCATGAGTCCGGTCCTGCACAACTGGGGCTTCGGGCAATTCGGCCTGGACGCCCGGTATGAGGCCTGGCCCCTGGAGCCTGAGGGACTCTCCGCCTTCATTGAGCGTGTCCGGACCGATGACATCCGGGGAGTGAGCGTGACCATTCCGCACAAGCGGACGGTCATGGAGTTCCTTGATCGCATCACGGACCGGGCCAAGGCCGTGGGTGCGGTGAACACCCTGTATTGGGACGGCGGCGAGCTGTGCGGCGAGAACACCGATGTCATCGGCCTTGTCGCCCCTCTCAGGAAGCTGGCTCGCCCCGCCTCGGCCCTGGTGCTGGGTGCGGGAGGCGCGGCCCGGGCCGCTGTGGCCGGGCTCCTTGAATTGGGAATCGGCGATGTGGCCGTGGCCAACAGGACCGCGTCCAAGGCCGACTCCCTGGCGCAGGACTTCAACGTCCGTGCTATCCCTTGGGAGAACAGAATGGACCATGCTCCGGGACTCATCTGCAATACCACGCCGCTCGGCATGGCGGGTGCCATGGAAGACCGGACCCCGTGGGACGCGGACCGCTTCCCCGCCGGATGCATCGCCTACGACATCGTCTACAATCCGCTGGAAACCCGTTTTCTGCGCGAGGCCAGGGAGGCCGGTTGCGCCACTGTTTCCGGTTTGGAGATGTTTCTGCATCAGGGGCTGGCCCAGTTCGCACTCTGGACCCGCCTGAATATGGATGAGGAATGCGCGCGCGTCCTGTTGCTGGATGCCCTGGCCGGAAAGCGGTCTTGA
- a CDS encoding polysaccharide biosynthesis protein — protein MRLNLPNFRNINFYVMFIADMVIFTCALLLAYSFRFDFDIPVRYFLQYKGMLKYVLAFKAVVFLFFGMYRGMWRYTSLDDFWKILRITILQNLILISFVVFRFSFTGVPRSIFVIDWLLTLILCSGLRLSIRAFYTKSEGAVVSRAARKRILVVGAGSAAERIGRELAANPVQYKLVGFLDDDKSKKGRTIHGKPVLGEVALLGAMADKHNVDEIFIAVSRASGEEMRRIADACKATGLPFRILPALTEIMDGKVGIKTLRDVDYLDLLGRSPVTLDAERIRRYLTGQTVLVTGCGGSIGSELCRQIVRFSPGHIVLVDMGEYNLYQIQMELEHILGFANLTTVLGSITDRDLMDRTFAEHNPSVVFHAAAYKHVPMLERNPWQAVRNNILGSRTIMETAVKHGVERFVVVSTDKAVRPTNVMGASKRVTELIMQSLHGQGTRFMAVRFGNVVGSSGSVIPLFRKQIEAGGPVTVTHPDVTRYFMSIAEASQLILQAGSMGEKGTGGELFVLDMGVPVKIADMARDLIRLSGKEPDTDVRIEFTGLREGEKLYEELITEGEGIVRTEHEKILVLGSEYCATAEALNQGLEALLEASEHHDGETVRTLLRQLVPEYIPQGN, from the coding sequence ATGAGACTGAACCTGCCCAATTTCCGAAACATCAATTTTTACGTCATGTTCATCGCGGACATGGTCATCTTCACCTGCGCCCTGCTCCTGGCCTACTCCTTCCGCTTCGACTTCGATATCCCGGTCCGCTACTTCCTCCAGTACAAGGGGATGCTCAAATACGTCCTGGCCTTCAAAGCAGTGGTGTTTCTCTTTTTCGGCATGTACCGGGGCATGTGGCGCTACACCAGCCTGGACGACTTCTGGAAAATCCTGCGCATCACCATCCTCCAGAACCTGATCCTGATCTCCTTTGTGGTCTTCCGCTTTTCCTTTACCGGGGTGCCACGTTCCATCTTCGTCATCGACTGGCTGCTTACCCTTATCCTGTGCTCGGGGCTGAGGCTCTCCATCCGTGCCTTCTACACCAAGAGCGAGGGGGCGGTGGTCTCCAGGGCGGCGCGCAAACGTATCCTGGTGGTGGGGGCCGGAAGCGCAGCCGAACGCATCGGCCGCGAGCTGGCGGCCAACCCGGTGCAGTACAAGCTCGTCGGCTTCCTCGACGACGACAAGTCCAAAAAAGGGCGGACAATTCACGGCAAGCCCGTGCTCGGCGAGGTGGCCCTGCTGGGAGCCATGGCCGACAAACACAACGTGGACGAAATATTCATCGCCGTATCCCGGGCCTCGGGCGAGGAAATGCGGCGGATCGCGGACGCGTGCAAGGCCACGGGCCTGCCCTTCCGCATCCTCCCCGCCCTGACCGAGATCATGGATGGCAAGGTGGGCATCAAGACCCTGCGCGACGTGGACTACCTCGACCTGCTGGGCCGCTCCCCGGTCACCCTAGACGCAGAGCGCATCCGGCGCTACCTCACCGGTCAAACCGTGCTGGTCACCGGCTGCGGCGGGTCCATAGGCTCTGAGCTCTGCCGCCAAATAGTCCGTTTCTCCCCGGGCCACATTGTGCTCGTGGACATGGGTGAATACAATCTCTACCAGATCCAGATGGAACTGGAGCACATCCTCGGGTTCGCCAACCTGACCACGGTGCTCGGCTCCATCACCGACCGCGACCTCATGGACCGCACCTTTGCGGAGCACAACCCGTCCGTGGTCTTCCACGCAGCGGCCTACAAACACGTCCCCATGCTGGAACGCAATCCGTGGCAGGCCGTGCGCAACAACATCCTGGGCTCCCGGACCATCATGGAGACTGCGGTGAAGCACGGCGTGGAGCGGTTCGTGGTCGTGTCCACGGACAAGGCGGTCAGACCGACCAACGTCATGGGCGCGTCCAAGCGGGTCACCGAACTGATCATGCAGTCCCTGCATGGGCAAGGGACCCGATTCATGGCCGTGCGCTTCGGCAACGTGGTCGGTTCCAGCGGCTCGGTCATCCCGCTCTTCCGCAAGCAGATCGAGGCGGGCGGCCCGGTCACCGTCACCCACCCGGATGTGACCCGCTACTTCATGTCCATAGCCGAGGCGTCCCAGCTCATCCTCCAGGCCGGCAGCATGGGGGAAAAGGGCACCGGGGGCGAACTTTTCGTCCTGGACATGGGCGTGCCGGTGAAGATCGCGGACATGGCCCGGGACCTCATCCGCCTCTCGGGCAAGGAGCCGGACACGGACGTGCGCATCGAGTTCACCGGCCTCCGGGAAGGCGAAAAGCTCTACGAAGAGCTGATCACCGAGGGCGAAGGCATCGTCCGCACCGAGCACGAGAAGATCCTGGTCCTGGGCAGCGAGTACTGCGCTACGGCCGAGGCCCTCAACCAGGGGCTGGAGGCATTGCTTGAAGCCAGTGAACACCATGACGGCGAGACTGTCAGAACTCTCCTCAGGCAACTGGTCCCGGAATACATCCCCCAAGGCAACTAG
- a CDS encoding SPOR domain-containing protein, with product MKFFPHRTALPILALALAALVLGGCFRKHIVSTPPSTRSTQPAPAAEARPAQQPEVKEETPEVIEETFVVDAPEIEAPAPLKEGDLGEESLPAAEAAQPAVPSEPSTKTVSAEPVQTETAAPVIMEEMYYVQVGAFTELDNANKVLADLIAQGYKGSKLSATGTGLYRVQAGAFADKAEAEEAMVRLSGDFPKVFVLKDKPGE from the coding sequence ATGAAATTTTTCCCGCATCGCACGGCCCTGCCGATTCTGGCCCTGGCCCTGGCCGCCCTGGTTCTGGGTGGTTGTTTTCGAAAGCACATCGTCTCCACTCCGCCGTCCACGCGGTCCACGCAGCCTGCGCCCGCAGCGGAGGCCCGACCCGCGCAGCAGCCCGAGGTCAAGGAGGAGACGCCTGAAGTGATCGAGGAGACCTTCGTGGTGGACGCTCCCGAGATCGAGGCCCCCGCTCCGCTCAAGGAAGGCGACCTGGGCGAGGAGTCGCTGCCCGCTGCAGAGGCGGCGCAACCCGCTGTGCCCTCAGAGCCTTCGACCAAGACCGTCTCTGCCGAGCCCGTCCAGACCGAGACCGCCGCTCCGGTGATAATGGAAGAAATGTACTACGTGCAGGTGGGCGCGTTTACGGAGCTGGACAACGCCAACAAGGTCCTGGCCGATCTTATCGCCCAGGGCTACAAGGGGTCCAAGCTCTCCGCGACCGGCACCGGACTCTACCGGGTGCAGGCCGGAGCCTTTGCCGACAAGGCCGAGGCAGAAGAGGCCATGGTGCGGCTCTCCGGCGATTTCCCGAAGGTCTTTGTGCTCAAGGACAAGCCTGGAGAATAG
- a CDS encoding acetyltransferase yields MKILIFGNGGHAKVVADILLDASGMDPIGFLAPEEGTPLLGLPFLGDAGQAAMTPHDGAVVAIGDNRARRTVYLDCLAKGMTLTSAIHPSAVIGREVTIEPGCMICAGAVINSGATIRANTILNTGCTVDHDCVVGPHAHVAPGVNLAGTVTVGEGVFLGIGTSVIQGIEIGAWAIAGAGAAIIENVRPEAVVVGVPARELTKRTPRERH; encoded by the coding sequence ATGAAGATACTGATTTTTGGCAACGGCGGCCATGCCAAGGTCGTGGCCGACATCCTTCTGGACGCCTCCGGCATGGACCCCATAGGGTTCCTGGCCCCGGAGGAAGGCACGCCTTTGCTCGGCCTGCCTTTTCTGGGAGACGCCGGGCAGGCTGCGATGACGCCCCATGACGGAGCCGTGGTGGCCATCGGCGACAACCGCGCGCGACGGACCGTGTATTTGGACTGCCTCGCCAAAGGGATGACCCTGACCTCCGCCATACACCCTTCCGCCGTTATCGGACGGGAGGTGACCATCGAACCGGGCTGCATGATCTGCGCCGGGGCGGTGATCAACTCCGGCGCGACGATCCGGGCCAACACCATTCTCAATACCGGATGCACGGTGGACCACGACTGCGTGGTCGGCCCTCACGCGCACGTTGCGCCGGGTGTGAACCTGGCCGGCACCGTAACCGTGGGCGAAGGCGTCTTCCTCGGCATCGGGACCAGCGTGATACAGGGAATCGAAATCGGCGCGTGGGCCATTGCCGGCGCGGGCGCGGCCATCATAGAAAATGTCAGGCCCGAGGCCGTGGTGGTCGGCGTGCCTGCCCGCGAACTGACGAAACGAACACCCCGGGAACGACATTGA
- a CDS encoding DegT/DnrJ/EryC1/StrS family aminotransferase, protein MSKDRIYLSPPHMGGRELDFVKEAFASNFIAPVGPQLSRFEREFAELTGFAHCLAVSGGTAALHLGLRLLGVGPGDVVVASTLTFIGSVSPATFLGADLHFVDCDRATWNMDPALLAEAVDSIRASGRRVGAVVPTDLYGQCANYDALRAVCEPRGIPLLIDAAESVGASYKGRHAGRGGDAAVYSFNGNKIITTSGGGMLASDDEAFIREARRLSQQARDDAPHYQHSTIGYNYRMSNVVAAIGLGQLPLLDSFVKRRREIFSWYVEAFADIPTISFMPEADYGRANRWLTVMLLDKNASATPEEVRLALEAENIESRPVWKPMHLQPVFEGVPVTGGAVAEDLFNRGLCLPSGSGMSEDDLERVSAVVRDMVR, encoded by the coding sequence TTGAGCAAGGACCGCATCTATCTCTCCCCGCCGCACATGGGCGGCAGGGAACTCGACTTCGTGAAGGAGGCCTTCGCCTCCAACTTCATCGCGCCCGTTGGGCCGCAGCTCAGCCGTTTCGAACGGGAGTTCGCCGAGCTGACCGGGTTCGCCCATTGCCTGGCCGTGTCCGGCGGCACAGCGGCCCTCCACCTGGGACTCCGACTTCTCGGCGTGGGACCGGGCGATGTGGTCGTGGCCTCAACCCTGACCTTTATCGGCTCAGTGAGCCCGGCCACCTTCCTGGGAGCGGACCTCCATTTCGTGGACTGCGACCGGGCCACCTGGAACATGGACCCGGCCCTGCTGGCCGAGGCCGTGGACTCCATCCGGGCAAGCGGCAGGCGCGTGGGGGCGGTGGTGCCCACCGATCTCTATGGCCAGTGTGCGAACTACGACGCCCTGCGCGCGGTCTGCGAGCCTCGCGGCATCCCGCTGCTCATCGACGCGGCCGAGTCCGTGGGCGCGTCCTACAAGGGGCGGCACGCCGGGCGCGGCGGCGATGCGGCGGTATACTCCTTCAACGGAAACAAGATCATCACCACCAGCGGGGGGGGCATGCTCGCCTCGGACGACGAGGCGTTCATCCGCGAAGCGCGCCGCCTCTCCCAGCAGGCACGCGATGACGCCCCGCACTACCAGCACTCGACCATCGGCTACAATTACCGCATGTCCAACGTGGTGGCGGCCATCGGCCTGGGTCAGTTGCCCCTGCTCGACTCCTTCGTAAAGAGGCGTAGAGAAATCTTTTCATGGTATGTTGAGGCGTTCGCGGACATCCCTACCATTTCATTTATGCCCGAGGCCGACTACGGACGAGCCAACCGCTGGCTGACGGTCATGCTCCTGGACAAGAACGCGTCCGCCACCCCGGAGGAAGTGCGCCTGGCCCTGGAGGCGGAGAACATCGAATCCCGCCCGGTATGGAAGCCCATGCATCTGCAGCCGGTTTTCGAGGGAGTGCCCGTCACGGGCGGCGCGGTGGCCGAAGACCTGTTCAATCGCGGGCTGTGCCTGCCTTCCGGGTCCGGCATGAGCGAGGATGACCTGGAGCGGGTGTCCGCCGTGGTAAGGGACATGGTGCGATGA
- a CDS encoding integration host factor subunit alpha encodes MSTLTKAGIVDYIYERTDKNRAEIKDLVEVILEIMKSAVKKDHALLISGFGKFEAYDKRARKGRNPQTSQTITLPPRKVVVFRLSRKFRAELNPS; translated from the coding sequence ATGAGCACCCTCACCAAAGCTGGCATCGTCGACTACATCTACGAGCGCACCGACAAGAACCGCGCAGAAATCAAGGATCTGGTGGAAGTCATCCTCGAGATCATGAAGAGCGCGGTCAAAAAGGACCATGCCCTGCTGATCAGCGGCTTCGGCAAGTTTGAAGCCTACGACAAGCGCGCACGCAAGGGACGCAACCCCCAGACCAGCCAGACCATCACCCTGCCCCCGCGCAAGGTGGTCGTGTTCCGACTGTCCCGCAAATTCCGCGCTGAGCTCAATCCCTCCTAG